tgttcttcctcccgaatttatcttataataaatatactctccttccggaggtacataagaaaatgtcctcctttcttgtggagcgggccgaatgcctgggcaggatagatgcatctatggatcgcgtcgcacgtccctcggcagtgtacacgacactctggatcgggccgtacgtactcggcagaaatcgtgcttaataataataataattacacgatactttaatagtttatttcagcttgtgaagctaattgataaattgaaaaatccttagattttaatgaattattattcttgtttgttaaagaattaattgttattcctgtaaatgatatttaattgataaattggaaattatttgaatttaaggaatttaattaatatattgagaattgttgcatttgaaggaatttgattatttccgctgattaaataaattattttaaattctgtaaattatgctgatttaaatatcatagttgtatttcaattattattattgacccatagtgagtgtcaaagtcggtcatctcgtcactaccacttcgagattaggcttgatacttactgggtacatgttatttacgtactcatactacacttgctgcactttttgtgcaggacctgaggtaagtactagtgggggacctatcgtcttacacccacgttatccaggggcatagtggtgagctgcctttctgatccgttctgcagctactagtgtctctccttgtatttttcgttctgtctatttttatttcacacaatatttgaggttttgtataatctactagatgtgttcatgtcaaatataatcgaccattgaatgacctaagaaactcttttcttcttttcattcaattgccttggccaaggtcttaatttggtcgtttataattcatgacaacatggagcttaaactcattaccaagagttgacagatttcatcttgatcaatcactaattctacaagtatttaatcgtacccaatatcctttcaactatcgccctagggccataggtgtctagtatcaaagcacaataaataacttatcAATTACTATGATAATATCatgtcaaaggaaactcttacatcacattcttcaagagaatatcctattgacagtttatggtaattctaaccattaggaattatccaatgaatcGGTTCAATGAttatatctctatatgcatcatctatttatattatttagttaatgagatcaactaatctttatcccataaagacgatcacataaatattgatctaaccagaTTACTAATGTctaaattaataatcctacgatcaagaacaaaatttagattatattgtaagagactttgctctcattatcatgatctccatcatgatgacaagtctcaaaatttaatcaaggaccttattaaattaatcaagtaattaataataaatatgataaacaaatatcaaatgccatatatttttatatcaaataacattcacaaaatatgttcaaatcatcaaatatgagattggatctagggcatataaGTTAGAATTTAAATAATTCAATTTTATGACTTTAATGCTATAAACTAAAAAGTTAAATGAATATTCGTGAAATTAGCCGTTTTATTTAGGTTAAAAAATAACCGAATTACCTGAATAATATCACCAATGTTAACAACTAGTTTGTCTTTGGAAGGTGCTATTGGGATCCACTGCCCATCTTTGTGCACTTGAAGACCTCCGACTTCATCCTGGTAGACAAAAGTAATGCAGTTGCCATCTTCATGTGCAGATTTTCCATTGTCTTCAGCTTCTGTTGCTGGGAAATAGTGGAGACCAATCAAAAAGTCCCATGATCGATCATTGTTGAATATTGCGAGTGTGTTAGGAGGGAGGCCCAAACACTCACTTATGATGCTCTCCAACAGCATTCCTAATTTGGTGAAGTGCGAAATCATCTCATCCAAAACTTGTCTAAGAATATGAAAAATACTTTGCTAAGAAGTAAGAATACTGCAACAATAACAATTACACCCTAATTCCTAGCAAGTTgggataattattttttattcttactGGAAGCACCATAACATAGTTTGGCGAAATGAGAAAACATCTCCAAAACATGTCTACGGATATAAAAAGTATATTTCACAAAGAGGAAATAATGCGCCTTAAAAGCTTAACTATGATGATAGcgcaaattaatttttaattaactTTGGAATCACCATATCGGAGGTATTTGGGGCTTTGCTCTGGTTTTCCTTTGATTCAATTTAGACTAATTTTTATATAAGGTCACTGAATTTTACCTATTGGATCAGTAAAgtcaaaaaaaattacttttgttCATATTAAAATAATTGAGCTTTATCCACTATAAGAATAAAGTAATAAAACTATTAATTTTTTTAACATTAAAACATCTTAACTAGTGTGAATCGTTCATTCGGAAGTGTATAAGTTGGACAAATGAGGAAGGGAATATAAAGACATACTTGAAATGAGGTAGATTGTTGGGATAGACATTGATGCCAGAGGATGGAGGAAGAAACACGAAGTGTTCATTCTTCTCCGCTGAATTTTGTGGGCTTTTCAAATAACCAGCTGGTATTGATGAACCGGGTTTTGGAGAGACCAATAATTTATCTTCATCTGAACAAGCAAAGAAAGTCTTGTACAAATCCATAGTTTTGCTCAGCAACCCCAAAGGAATTCCATGATTCTCAATCTGGAAGAAGCCATAGTTAACACAGGCTTCCCTTATTCGCTCGATAACCTTCCTTTTCCCATCTTCATCTTCCTCTGATTTCAAAAATGGAGAAACATCAATCGTTGGAATATCAAAACTAGCCATGATGTTTTCCTTCTCTTGACTCTCACCGTTGTTTTAAACCTCTTTAAAaaagattattttattttaaagaggttgtttgaaaaaaaattgagcaatttctttgttatttctaaGACAACTTGCAACAACTCCTGTTACCATATATCAGTTGTTTATTTCCATCAACCCTACATATTACTATAATATACATGGTGTTTGTCTACTAAAGGCAACTTGCAATAGTAAACTACTTACCTATATTTGTTTTTTTCTGCCAATCCTGCTATCGTATAGATTCCCC
This DNA window, taken from Nicotiana tabacum cultivar K326 chromosome 4, ASM71507v2, whole genome shotgun sequence, encodes the following:
- the LOC107763562 gene encoding flavonol synthase/flavanone 3-hydroxylase-like (The RefSeq protein has 10 substitutions compared to this genomic sequence): MASFDIPTIDVSPFLKSEDDEDGKRKVIERIREACVNYGFFQIENHGIPLGLLSKTMDLYQTFFACSDEDKLLVSPKPGSSIPAGYLKSPQNSAEKNEHFVFLPPSSGFNVYPNNLPHLKQVLEEMISRFTKLGMLLESIISECLGLPPNTLAKFNDDRSWDFLIGLHYFPATEAENNGKSAHEDGNCITFVYQDEVGGLQVHKDGQWIPIAPSKDKLVVNIGDIIQVLSNNKFKSATHRVVRSKGKSRYSYAFFYNLHGDKWVEPLPQFTEEIGESPKYRGSLFKEYAQLRVKNRTHPPTRPEDLIHITHYSISN